A window of Nicotiana tabacum cultivar K326 chromosome 24, ASM71507v2, whole genome shotgun sequence contains these coding sequences:
- the LOC107825443 gene encoding calmodulin-binding transcription activator 4 isoform X4, whose translation MAESGYNINDLVREGHFRWLRPAEVVFILQNHEDQQLANQPPQKPASGSMFLFNKRVLRYFRKDGHSWRKKKDGRTVGEAHERLKVGNAEALNCYYAHGEKNPNFQRRSYWMLDPAYEHIVLVHYRDITEIAAFMSQSSPISSTFSLSPSLYSTQHPGFTVFGSESYQQYPNESSPGSGEVCSDAGINGKGMNISDITGRTEGVSSSPRVEISQALRKLEEQLSLNDDSLEQIDPLYSEIENSDDVENFVHDNNSLVQIQHKSNNLLLQPHSGESSESQHQLLNLDGNIWKEMLDHCRSFPAAESPAKCFEKLDENGTLQTSSGVGPIEATESDRWLKFGGKALKSSLTNFKQVEDFKYPACARINTYGSYSDQYTTIFDQDQIGTSFEDDMSLTIAQKQKFTIHDISPDWGYSSEATKIINEGAIRCQAPPHLPCKVTLCVTTGNRVSCSEVWEFEYRVKFDDHGQKNLAEVGGACKSSEELLLLVRFVQMLLSDSSVQKGDGSGSSNDILENSKASEDSWSQVIESLLFGTSTSMVTVDWLLQELLKDRLKQWLSSKLQVKNNQMGYSFSRKEQGIIHMVAGLGFEWALHPILDAGVGVNFRDINGWTALHWAARFGREKMVASLVASSAFAGAVTDPSSQDPFGRTAASIASSCGHKGVAGYLSEVALTSHLSSLTLEENELSKGTADVEAERTISSISTTSAATHEDQLSLKDTLAAVRNAAQAAARIQSAFRAHSFRKRRQREAARAATTSGDEYCVLSNDVLGLSAASKLAFRNMRDYNSAALAIQKKYRGWKCRKDFLAFRQKVVKIQAHVRGYQVRKEYKVCWAVGILEKVVLRWRRRGVGLRGFRLEEEPIEESEDEDILKLFRKQKVDAAINEAVSRVLSMVDSPEARQQYHRILEKYRQAKAELGVKSDTVSTAHGDMENSDI comes from the exons ATGGCAGAATCAG GATACAATATAAATGATTTGGTTCGAGAAGGCCATTTTAGGTGGTTGAGACCTGCAGAAGTTGTCTTTATACTACAGAATCATGAGGACCAGCAGCTTGCTAATCAACCACCTCAAAAGCCAGCTA GTGGATCTATGTTTCTCTTTAACAAGAGGGTCCTCAGGTACTTCCGTAAAGATGGTCATAGTTGGcgtaagaagaaggatggaagaACTGTAGGGGAGGCACATGAGCGGCTTAAG GTTGGGAATGCTGAAGCCCTAAATTGTTATTATGCACATGGAGAGAAGAATCCTAACTTCCAGCGGCGAAGCTATTGGATGTTGGATCC TGCATACGAGCACATTGTCCTGGTTCACTACAGAGATATAACTGAG ATTGCAGCGTTCATGTCACAGTCATCTCCAATTTCCTCTACTTTCTCTCTGAGTCCCAGCTTATATTCTACTCAACATCCAGGCTTTACTGTTTTTGGCAGTGAATCTTATCAACAGTACCCGAATGAATCTAGCCCTGGATCTGGGGAAGTTTGTTCTGATGCAGGCATCAATGGTAAAGGGATGAACATCTCAGACATCACCGGGAGAACGGAGGGGGTGAGCAGCTCACCACGGGTTGAGATAAGTCAAGCATTGCGTAAACTTGAGGAGCAGTTAAGTTTAAATGATGATAGTTTGGAACAAATTGATCCACTATATAGTGAAATTGAGAACTCGGATGATGTTGAAAATTTTGTACATGATAATAATTCACTAGTCCAGATCCAGCACAAGTCAAACAATCTTCTGTTGCAGCCTCATTCag GAGAGAGCAGTGAATCGCAGCATCAACTCTTGAACCTGGATGGTAACATATGGAAAGAGATGCTGGATCACTGCAGAAGCTTTCCGGCTGCTGAGTCACCAGCTAAATGTTTTGAAAAGTTGGATGAGAAT GGAACGCTACAAACCTCGTCAGGAGTGGGACCGATAGAAGCAACCGAAAGTGATAGGTGGCTTAAATTTGGTGGAAAAGCTCTGAAAT CTTCTTTGACAAATTTTAAGCAAGTTGAAGATTTCAAGTATCCTGCATGTGCACGAATAAATACTTATGGATCCTATTCTGACCAATATACAACAATATTTGACCAAGATCAGATTGGAACATCATTTGAAGATGATATGAGCTTAACCATTGCCCAGAAGCAGAAATTTACTATTCATGATATATCTCCTGATTGGGGGTATTCATCTGAGGCAACAAAG ATCATCAATGAAGGTGCCATCCGTTGCCAGGCGCCTCCTCACTTGCCATGTAAAGTCACACTCTGTGTTACTACTGGCAATAGGGTATCATGCAGTGAAGTATGGGAGTTTGAATACCGGGTTAAGTTTGATGATCATGGTCAAAAGAATTTAGCTGAAGTAGGAGGAGCTTGTAAGAGTTCAGAGGAACTGTTGCTCCTTGTCAGATTTGTACAGATGCTTCTGTCTGACTCATCAGTGCAGAAAGGAGATGGTTCTGGATCAAGCAATGATATCTTGGAAAACTCCAAGGCGAGCGAAGATTCATGGAGCCAAGTTATTGAATCTCTTTTATTTGGAACTTCAACATCAATGGTAACCGTTGATTGGCTTCTTCAAGAGCTTTTGAAGGACAGATTGAAGCAGTGGCTTTCATCCAAATTGCAAGTAAAAAATAACCAAATGGGTTATTCCTTCTCCAGGAAAGAACAAGGGATCATACACATGGTTGCTGGCCTGGGGTTCGAGTGGGCCTTGCACCCAATTCTAGATGCTGGAGTAGGTGTTAACTTCCGTGATATTAATGGCTGGACTGCCCTGCACTGGGCTGCACGCTTTGGAAG GGAAAAAATGGTCGCATCCCTCGTAGCATCTAGTGCATTTGCTGGAGCTGTTACTGATCCCTCTTCACAAGATCCATTTGGTAGAACTGCTGCGTCAATTGCTTCTAGCTGCGGTCACAAGGGAGTTGCAGGTTATCTTTCAGAGGTTGCTCTCACCAGTCATCTTTCATCCCTCACATTAGAGGAAAATGAGCTTTCAAAGGGGACTGCTGATGTGGAAGCAGAAAGAACTATCAGTAGTATATCAACCACAAGTGCTGCCACACATGAGGATCAGCTTTCTCTGAAGGACACTTTAGCTGCAGTCCGTAATGCTGCTCAGGCTGCTGCTCGTATACAATCTGCATTCCGAGCACATTCATTCCGGAAGAGACGACAGAGAGAAGCTGCTCGTGCTGCTACCACTAGCGGAGATGAATATTGTGTCCTCTCAAACGATGTTCTTGGACTTTCAGCTGCCTCAAAGTTGGCATTCCGCAACATGCGGGATTATAACTCAGCAGCTTTAGCTATTCAGAAGAAATATCGTGGATGGAAATGCCGGAAAGACTTCCTTGCATTCCGCCAGAAAGTTGTGAAGATACAG GCTCATGTACGAGGATATCAGGTTAGAAAGGAATACAAGGTATGTTGGGCTGTGGGAATATTAGAGAAGGTGGTGCTAAGGTGGCGTCGACGGGGTGTTGGTCTTCGGGGATTCCGACTAGAGGAAGAACCCATCGAGGAAAGCGAGGACGAAGACATTCTCAAGTTGTTCCGCAAACAGAAAGTGGATGCTGCTATAAATGAGGCCGTCTCTAGAGTGCTATCAATGGTTGACTCTCCAGAAGCACGCCAACAATATCATCGAATTCTTGAGAAGTACCGACAAGCTAAG GCTGAGCTTGGAGTGAAGAGTGATACAGTATCCACTGCACATGGTGACATGGAAAACAGTGATATATAG
- the LOC107825443 gene encoding calmodulin-binding transcription activator 4 isoform X3: MAESGYNINDLVREGHFRWLRPAEVVFILQNHEDQQLANQPPQKPASGSMFLFNKRVLRYFRKDGHSWRKKKDGRTVGEAHERLKVGNAEALNCYYAHGEKNPNFQRRSYWMLDPAYEHIVLVHYRDITEGMQIAAFMSQSSPISSTFSLSPSLYSTQHPGFTVFGSESYQQYPNESSPGSGEVCSDAGINGKGMNISDITGRTEGVSSSPRVEISQALRKLEEQLSLNDDSLEQIDPLYSEIENSDDVENFVHDNNSLVQIQHKSNNLLLQPHSGESSESQHQLLNLDGNIWKEMLDHCRSFPAAESPAKCFEKLDENGTLQTSSGVGPIEATESDRWLKFGGKALKSSLTNFKQVEDFKYPACARINTYGSYSDQYTTIFDQDQIGTSFEDDMSLTIAQKQKFTIHDISPDWGYSSEATKIINEGAIRCQAPPHLPCKVTLCVTTGNRVSCSEVWEFEYRVKFDDHGQKNLAEVGGACKSSEELLLLVRFVQMLLSDSSVQKGDGSGSSNDILENSKASEDSWSQVIESLLFGTSTSMVTVDWLLQELLKDRLKQWLSSKLQVKNNQMGYSFSRKEQGIIHMVAGLGFEWALHPILDAGVGVNFRDINGWTALHWAARFGREKMVASLVASSAFAGAVTDPSSQDPFGRTAASIASSCGHKGVAGYLSEVALTSHLSSLTLEENELSKGTADVEAERTISSISTTSAATHEDQLSLKDTLAAVRNAAQAAARIQSAFRAHSFRKRRQREAARAATTSGDEYCVLSNDVLGLSAASKLAFRNMRDYNSAALAIQKKYRGWKCRKDFLAFRQKVVKIQAHVRGYQVRKEYKVCWAVGILEKVVLRWRRRGVGLRGFRLEEEPIEESEDEDILKLFRKQKVDAAINEAVSRVLSMVDSPEARQQYHRILEKYRQAKAELGVKSDTVSTAHGDMENSDI; this comes from the exons ATGGCAGAATCAG GATACAATATAAATGATTTGGTTCGAGAAGGCCATTTTAGGTGGTTGAGACCTGCAGAAGTTGTCTTTATACTACAGAATCATGAGGACCAGCAGCTTGCTAATCAACCACCTCAAAAGCCAGCTA GTGGATCTATGTTTCTCTTTAACAAGAGGGTCCTCAGGTACTTCCGTAAAGATGGTCATAGTTGGcgtaagaagaaggatggaagaACTGTAGGGGAGGCACATGAGCGGCTTAAG GTTGGGAATGCTGAAGCCCTAAATTGTTATTATGCACATGGAGAGAAGAATCCTAACTTCCAGCGGCGAAGCTATTGGATGTTGGATCC TGCATACGAGCACATTGTCCTGGTTCACTACAGAGATATAACTGAG GGGATGCAGATTGCAGCGTTCATGTCACAGTCATCTCCAATTTCCTCTACTTTCTCTCTGAGTCCCAGCTTATATTCTACTCAACATCCAGGCTTTACTGTTTTTGGCAGTGAATCTTATCAACAGTACCCGAATGAATCTAGCCCTGGATCTGGGGAAGTTTGTTCTGATGCAGGCATCAATGGTAAAGGGATGAACATCTCAGACATCACCGGGAGAACGGAGGGGGTGAGCAGCTCACCACGGGTTGAGATAAGTCAAGCATTGCGTAAACTTGAGGAGCAGTTAAGTTTAAATGATGATAGTTTGGAACAAATTGATCCACTATATAGTGAAATTGAGAACTCGGATGATGTTGAAAATTTTGTACATGATAATAATTCACTAGTCCAGATCCAGCACAAGTCAAACAATCTTCTGTTGCAGCCTCATTCag GAGAGAGCAGTGAATCGCAGCATCAACTCTTGAACCTGGATGGTAACATATGGAAAGAGATGCTGGATCACTGCAGAAGCTTTCCGGCTGCTGAGTCACCAGCTAAATGTTTTGAAAAGTTGGATGAGAAT GGAACGCTACAAACCTCGTCAGGAGTGGGACCGATAGAAGCAACCGAAAGTGATAGGTGGCTTAAATTTGGTGGAAAAGCTCTGAAAT CTTCTTTGACAAATTTTAAGCAAGTTGAAGATTTCAAGTATCCTGCATGTGCACGAATAAATACTTATGGATCCTATTCTGACCAATATACAACAATATTTGACCAAGATCAGATTGGAACATCATTTGAAGATGATATGAGCTTAACCATTGCCCAGAAGCAGAAATTTACTATTCATGATATATCTCCTGATTGGGGGTATTCATCTGAGGCAACAAAG ATCATCAATGAAGGTGCCATCCGTTGCCAGGCGCCTCCTCACTTGCCATGTAAAGTCACACTCTGTGTTACTACTGGCAATAGGGTATCATGCAGTGAAGTATGGGAGTTTGAATACCGGGTTAAGTTTGATGATCATGGTCAAAAGAATTTAGCTGAAGTAGGAGGAGCTTGTAAGAGTTCAGAGGAACTGTTGCTCCTTGTCAGATTTGTACAGATGCTTCTGTCTGACTCATCAGTGCAGAAAGGAGATGGTTCTGGATCAAGCAATGATATCTTGGAAAACTCCAAGGCGAGCGAAGATTCATGGAGCCAAGTTATTGAATCTCTTTTATTTGGAACTTCAACATCAATGGTAACCGTTGATTGGCTTCTTCAAGAGCTTTTGAAGGACAGATTGAAGCAGTGGCTTTCATCCAAATTGCAAGTAAAAAATAACCAAATGGGTTATTCCTTCTCCAGGAAAGAACAAGGGATCATACACATGGTTGCTGGCCTGGGGTTCGAGTGGGCCTTGCACCCAATTCTAGATGCTGGAGTAGGTGTTAACTTCCGTGATATTAATGGCTGGACTGCCCTGCACTGGGCTGCACGCTTTGGAAG GGAAAAAATGGTCGCATCCCTCGTAGCATCTAGTGCATTTGCTGGAGCTGTTACTGATCCCTCTTCACAAGATCCATTTGGTAGAACTGCTGCGTCAATTGCTTCTAGCTGCGGTCACAAGGGAGTTGCAGGTTATCTTTCAGAGGTTGCTCTCACCAGTCATCTTTCATCCCTCACATTAGAGGAAAATGAGCTTTCAAAGGGGACTGCTGATGTGGAAGCAGAAAGAACTATCAGTAGTATATCAACCACAAGTGCTGCCACACATGAGGATCAGCTTTCTCTGAAGGACACTTTAGCTGCAGTCCGTAATGCTGCTCAGGCTGCTGCTCGTATACAATCTGCATTCCGAGCACATTCATTCCGGAAGAGACGACAGAGAGAAGCTGCTCGTGCTGCTACCACTAGCGGAGATGAATATTGTGTCCTCTCAAACGATGTTCTTGGACTTTCAGCTGCCTCAAAGTTGGCATTCCGCAACATGCGGGATTATAACTCAGCAGCTTTAGCTATTCAGAAGAAATATCGTGGATGGAAATGCCGGAAAGACTTCCTTGCATTCCGCCAGAAAGTTGTGAAGATACAG GCTCATGTACGAGGATATCAGGTTAGAAAGGAATACAAGGTATGTTGGGCTGTGGGAATATTAGAGAAGGTGGTGCTAAGGTGGCGTCGACGGGGTGTTGGTCTTCGGGGATTCCGACTAGAGGAAGAACCCATCGAGGAAAGCGAGGACGAAGACATTCTCAAGTTGTTCCGCAAACAGAAAGTGGATGCTGCTATAAATGAGGCCGTCTCTAGAGTGCTATCAATGGTTGACTCTCCAGAAGCACGCCAACAATATCATCGAATTCTTGAGAAGTACCGACAAGCTAAG GCTGAGCTTGGAGTGAAGAGTGATACAGTATCCACTGCACATGGTGACATGGAAAACAGTGATATATAG
- the LOC107825443 gene encoding calmodulin-binding transcription activator 4 isoform X5 — MAESGYNINDLVREGHFRWLRPAEVVFILQNHEDQQLANQPPQKPASGSMFLFNKRVLRYFRKDGHSWRKKKDGRTVGEAHERLKVGNAEALNCYYAHGEKNPNFQRRSYWMLDPESYQQYPNESSPGSGEVCSDAGINGKGMNISDITGRTEGVSSSPRVEISQALRKLEEQLSLNDDSLEQIDPLYSEIENSDDVENFVHDNNSLVQIQHKSNNLLLQPHSGESSESQHQLLNLDGNIWKEMLDHCRSFPAAESPAKCFEKLDENGTLQTSSGVGPIEATESDRWLKFGGKALKSSLTNFKQVEDFKYPACARINTYGSYSDQYTTIFDQDQIGTSFEDDMSLTIAQKQKFTIHDISPDWGYSSEATKIVIVGSFLCNPSEYTWTCMFDDIEVPVQIINEGAIRCQAPPHLPCKVTLCVTTGNRVSCSEVWEFEYRVKFDDHGQKNLAEVGGACKSSEELLLLVRFVQMLLSDSSVQKGDGSGSSNDILENSKASEDSWSQVIESLLFGTSTSMVTVDWLLQELLKDRLKQWLSSKLQVKNNQMGYSFSRKEQGIIHMVAGLGFEWALHPILDAGVGVNFRDINGWTALHWAARFGREKMVASLVASSAFAGAVTDPSSQDPFGRTAASIASSCGHKGVAGYLSEVALTSHLSSLTLEENELSKGTADVEAERTISSISTTSAATHEDQLSLKDTLAAVRNAAQAAARIQSAFRAHSFRKRRQREAARAATTSGDEYCVLSNDVLGLSAASKLAFRNMRDYNSAALAIQKKYRGWKCRKDFLAFRQKVVKIQAHVRGYQVRKEYKVCWAVGILEKVVLRWRRRGVGLRGFRLEEEPIEESEDEDILKLFRKQKVDAAINEAVSRVLSMVDSPEARQQYHRILEKYRQAKAELGVKSDTVSTAHGDMENSDI; from the exons ATGGCAGAATCAG GATACAATATAAATGATTTGGTTCGAGAAGGCCATTTTAGGTGGTTGAGACCTGCAGAAGTTGTCTTTATACTACAGAATCATGAGGACCAGCAGCTTGCTAATCAACCACCTCAAAAGCCAGCTA GTGGATCTATGTTTCTCTTTAACAAGAGGGTCCTCAGGTACTTCCGTAAAGATGGTCATAGTTGGcgtaagaagaaggatggaagaACTGTAGGGGAGGCACATGAGCGGCTTAAG GTTGGGAATGCTGAAGCCCTAAATTGTTATTATGCACATGGAGAGAAGAATCCTAACTTCCAGCGGCGAAGCTATTGGATGTTGGATCC TGAATCTTATCAACAGTACCCGAATGAATCTAGCCCTGGATCTGGGGAAGTTTGTTCTGATGCAGGCATCAATGGTAAAGGGATGAACATCTCAGACATCACCGGGAGAACGGAGGGGGTGAGCAGCTCACCACGGGTTGAGATAAGTCAAGCATTGCGTAAACTTGAGGAGCAGTTAAGTTTAAATGATGATAGTTTGGAACAAATTGATCCACTATATAGTGAAATTGAGAACTCGGATGATGTTGAAAATTTTGTACATGATAATAATTCACTAGTCCAGATCCAGCACAAGTCAAACAATCTTCTGTTGCAGCCTCATTCag GAGAGAGCAGTGAATCGCAGCATCAACTCTTGAACCTGGATGGTAACATATGGAAAGAGATGCTGGATCACTGCAGAAGCTTTCCGGCTGCTGAGTCACCAGCTAAATGTTTTGAAAAGTTGGATGAGAAT GGAACGCTACAAACCTCGTCAGGAGTGGGACCGATAGAAGCAACCGAAAGTGATAGGTGGCTTAAATTTGGTGGAAAAGCTCTGAAAT CTTCTTTGACAAATTTTAAGCAAGTTGAAGATTTCAAGTATCCTGCATGTGCACGAATAAATACTTATGGATCCTATTCTGACCAATATACAACAATATTTGACCAAGATCAGATTGGAACATCATTTGAAGATGATATGAGCTTAACCATTGCCCAGAAGCAGAAATTTACTATTCATGATATATCTCCTGATTGGGGGTATTCATCTGAGGCAACAAAG ATAGTTATAGTTGGATCGTTTCTCTGCAATCCATCAGAGTATACATGGACTTGTAtgtttgatgatattgaagttccTGTTCAGATCATCAATGAAGGTGCCATCCGTTGCCAGGCGCCTCCTCACTTGCCATGTAAAGTCACACTCTGTGTTACTACTGGCAATAGGGTATCATGCAGTGAAGTATGGGAGTTTGAATACCGGGTTAAGTTTGATGATCATGGTCAAAAGAATTTAGCTGAAGTAGGAGGAGCTTGTAAGAGTTCAGAGGAACTGTTGCTCCTTGTCAGATTTGTACAGATGCTTCTGTCTGACTCATCAGTGCAGAAAGGAGATGGTTCTGGATCAAGCAATGATATCTTGGAAAACTCCAAGGCGAGCGAAGATTCATGGAGCCAAGTTATTGAATCTCTTTTATTTGGAACTTCAACATCAATGGTAACCGTTGATTGGCTTCTTCAAGAGCTTTTGAAGGACAGATTGAAGCAGTGGCTTTCATCCAAATTGCAAGTAAAAAATAACCAAATGGGTTATTCCTTCTCCAGGAAAGAACAAGGGATCATACACATGGTTGCTGGCCTGGGGTTCGAGTGGGCCTTGCACCCAATTCTAGATGCTGGAGTAGGTGTTAACTTCCGTGATATTAATGGCTGGACTGCCCTGCACTGGGCTGCACGCTTTGGAAG GGAAAAAATGGTCGCATCCCTCGTAGCATCTAGTGCATTTGCTGGAGCTGTTACTGATCCCTCTTCACAAGATCCATTTGGTAGAACTGCTGCGTCAATTGCTTCTAGCTGCGGTCACAAGGGAGTTGCAGGTTATCTTTCAGAGGTTGCTCTCACCAGTCATCTTTCATCCCTCACATTAGAGGAAAATGAGCTTTCAAAGGGGACTGCTGATGTGGAAGCAGAAAGAACTATCAGTAGTATATCAACCACAAGTGCTGCCACACATGAGGATCAGCTTTCTCTGAAGGACACTTTAGCTGCAGTCCGTAATGCTGCTCAGGCTGCTGCTCGTATACAATCTGCATTCCGAGCACATTCATTCCGGAAGAGACGACAGAGAGAAGCTGCTCGTGCTGCTACCACTAGCGGAGATGAATATTGTGTCCTCTCAAACGATGTTCTTGGACTTTCAGCTGCCTCAAAGTTGGCATTCCGCAACATGCGGGATTATAACTCAGCAGCTTTAGCTATTCAGAAGAAATATCGTGGATGGAAATGCCGGAAAGACTTCCTTGCATTCCGCCAGAAAGTTGTGAAGATACAG GCTCATGTACGAGGATATCAGGTTAGAAAGGAATACAAGGTATGTTGGGCTGTGGGAATATTAGAGAAGGTGGTGCTAAGGTGGCGTCGACGGGGTGTTGGTCTTCGGGGATTCCGACTAGAGGAAGAACCCATCGAGGAAAGCGAGGACGAAGACATTCTCAAGTTGTTCCGCAAACAGAAAGTGGATGCTGCTATAAATGAGGCCGTCTCTAGAGTGCTATCAATGGTTGACTCTCCAGAAGCACGCCAACAATATCATCGAATTCTTGAGAAGTACCGACAAGCTAAG GCTGAGCTTGGAGTGAAGAGTGATACAGTATCCACTGCACATGGTGACATGGAAAACAGTGATATATAG